One window of Alistipes sp. ZOR0009 genomic DNA carries:
- a CDS encoding transcription antitermination protein NusB, which yields MVSRRLLRIKILKALYGHFKSGDKTINASEKELFQSIEKTYDLYHYIMQLLVEVADYAQSRIDIGKQKYLPSPEEKNPNTKFVDNIIIGQLRRNEQLNKRLHQNSLSWENNPELIKKLYMNMLSKPYYKAYMADSSRSFEQDQAFALEFFWNEIEDFEDLYQILEDQSIYWIDDVEFELGMIIKTIKKFKEDQPSYASLMPLYKDNADYEFTKRLFRKATVNHLEYRQIVDEYTSNWDVDRIAYMDILIMIEAIAEMIEFKEMPIKISMNEFIELSKLFSTPNSSTFVNGVLDKVVKSLTEKGIIVKEGLGLVEPEVQEEE from the coding sequence ATGGTAAGCAGAAGACTACTTCGGATTAAAATTTTAAAAGCGCTCTACGGTCATTTCAAAAGTGGTGACAAGACTATTAATGCCTCTGAAAAGGAACTATTCCAAAGCATTGAGAAGACCTACGACCTTTATCATTACATAATGCAGCTCCTTGTCGAGGTTGCTGATTATGCTCAGTCAAGAATTGACATTGGAAAGCAGAAGTATCTTCCTTCACCTGAAGAAAAAAATCCTAATACAAAATTTGTTGACAATATTATAATTGGTCAACTTCGCCGAAACGAGCAGCTCAACAAGCGGTTGCACCAAAACTCATTATCGTGGGAGAATAATCCTGAATTAATAAAGAAACTTTACATGAATATGCTTTCAAAGCCTTACTATAAAGCTTATATGGCTGATTCTAGTAGGAGTTTTGAGCAAGATCAAGCATTTGCCTTGGAGTTTTTTTGGAATGAAATAGAGGATTTCGAAGATTTGTATCAAATTTTAGAGGATCAGTCAATTTATTGGATTGATGATGTTGAGTTTGAGCTAGGAATGATCATCAAAACAATAAAGAAATTTAAGGAAGATCAGCCTTCTTATGCCTCTTTGATGCCTTTGTATAAGGACAATGCGGATTATGAATTTACAAAGCGTTTGTTTAGAAAAGCAACGGTTAACCACTTAGAGTACAGACAAATTGTTGATGAGTATACAAGCAACTGGGATGTAGATCGTATTGCCTATATGGATATCCTTATCATGATTGAGGCGATTGCCGAAATGATTGAGTTTAAGGAGATGCCTATTAAAATTTCGATGAATGAGTTTATTGAACTTTCGAAGTTATTCAGTACGCCAAATAGCAGTACATTTGTTAATGGAGTACTCGATAAGGTCGTGAAATCGCTGACAGAAAAAGGTATTATTGTAAAGGAAGGCTTAGGTCTTGTCGAGCCTGAAGTTCAGGAGGAGGAGTAA
- a CDS encoding DUF1573 domain-containing protein, translating to MMKFEQTSSDFGEVAQGEKVVLFYTFENAGGSDLVIYEAIPSCGCTSPKFDESPVKPGEKRTVEVTFDSDGWSGKQQKSITFKTNGVPDYTTILLSGTVN from the coding sequence ATGATGAAATTTGAACAAACGTCTTCCGATTTTGGAGAAGTTGCGCAAGGTGAGAAAGTCGTTCTTTTTTATACCTTTGAAAACGCAGGTGGGAGTGATTTGGTAATATATGAAGCAATTCCATCATGTGGGTGTACATCTCCTAAATTTGATGAATCGCCAGTAAAACCAGGCGAAAAAAGGACTGTCGAAGTCACTTTTGATTCGGATGGATGGAGCGGGAAGCAGCAAAAGTCTATTACATTTAAGACCAATGGTGTTCCTGATTACACCACTATTTTACTTTCGGGTACCGTAAACTAG
- the yajC gene encoding preprotein translocase subunit YajC: MTNSFLLLQAAPQSGGGISMLIMMVLIIVVMYFFMIRPQQKKQKELAKFRSSLQKGDKIVTIGGIYGKIADINDQYVTVEVGGDVRIKFDKSAILKDMSDAPQSR; this comes from the coding sequence ATGACAAACTCGTTTTTACTACTTCAAGCAGCACCTCAGTCGGGTGGTGGTATTAGTATGCTTATAATGATGGTTCTTATCATTGTTGTAATGTACTTTTTCATGATTCGTCCTCAACAAAAGAAGCAAAAGGAGCTTGCAAAGTTCCGTAGTAGCCTTCAAAAAGGAGATAAGATTGTTACTATTGGTGGAATTTACGGAAAGATCGCTGATATTAACGATCAGTATGTTACTGTTGAAGTTGGTGGTGATGTAAGAATTAAATTTGACAAGTCTGCGATCCTTAAGGATATGAGCGATGCTCCTCAGTCTCGTTAA
- a CDS encoding CdaR family protein yields the protein MKLPVKVTYTDTDKILVDEGETYLKVQVKTKGYTILRYKFKTALNPVQIDIASYRLFRQSGSGDRYYVLSNFLKSNLATQLPSNIKIENINPDTLFFRFSSSYSKIVPIVASAKLSFEDQYMQVGHILISPNRVKISGPESVIRNVKYVKTELISGELLNESISGTTGLEAHPNILMSTKDVRYTVDVAKYAESTIRLPIKMSGVDSNSVLLIPSVAELTYRVALKDYGKVQASLFKLTVKGLPSGLSNLVKVKVDTFPYFVSHIRVDPEFVEVYNQKK from the coding sequence TTGAAATTACCTGTTAAAGTAACCTATACAGATACGGATAAAATCTTGGTTGATGAGGGCGAAACATATCTAAAAGTTCAGGTAAAAACCAAAGGATATACCATTTTACGCTATAAATTTAAGACAGCACTGAACCCTGTTCAAATAGATATTGCGTCTTATCGGCTATTTCGTCAAAGTGGGAGCGGCGACAGGTATTACGTCCTGTCGAATTTCTTAAAGTCAAATCTGGCAACTCAACTTCCCAGCAATATTAAAATTGAGAATATAAATCCAGATACGCTATTCTTTAGATTTTCCTCCTCTTATTCTAAGATTGTTCCTATTGTGGCAAGTGCAAAACTCTCTTTTGAGGATCAGTATATGCAGGTTGGGCATATTCTTATTTCACCCAATCGTGTGAAAATTAGTGGACCAGAAAGCGTTATTCGCAATGTAAAGTACGTAAAAACGGAACTTATTTCTGGAGAGTTGCTGAATGAATCTATTTCAGGGACTACTGGTTTAGAGGCGCATCCCAATATTCTAATGTCTACAAAGGATGTGCGTTATACGGTAGATGTTGCTAAGTATGCGGAATCAACGATACGTTTGCCGATTAAAATGTCGGGTGTAGACTCTAATTCTGTACTGCTAATTCCATCTGTGGCAGAGTTGACATACCGTGTTGCCCTGAAGGATTATGGAAAAGTTCAGGCATCTCTTTTTAAGCTTACAGTAAAAGGTCTTCCTTCGGGACTTTCCAATTTGGTGAAGGTAAAGGTGGATACTTTTCCTTATTTTGTGAGCCATATTCGGGTTGACCCTGAATTTGTAGAAGTTTATAATCAAAAGAAATGA
- the coaE gene encoding dephospho-CoA kinase (Dephospho-CoA kinase (CoaE) performs the final step in coenzyme A biosynthesis.): protein MIVVGLTGGIGSGKSTIKQVFEILHVPVFESDKEGHAVLQDAGVVAKLKDVFGADVISQNGEVDRKRLASIVFSNKDQLSVLNGIIHPAVRDKFKSWKDAHCHSPYVINEAAILFESGLNLHVDCSINVSAPADIRIERVILRDKIDKKQVLDRIANQMSDDQREMLATWTIINDGKCPVIPQILKIDGQLRNKIE, encoded by the coding sequence ATGATTGTAGTTGGATTGACAGGAGGGATCGGTTCCGGAAAATCAACGATTAAGCAAGTTTTTGAAATTCTTCATGTTCCAGTCTTTGAGTCAGACAAGGAAGGGCATGCTGTTTTGCAAGACGCTGGTGTTGTCGCTAAACTTAAAGATGTTTTTGGAGCTGATGTTATATCGCAGAACGGAGAAGTTGATCGGAAGCGATTGGCTTCTATTGTATTTTCAAATAAGGATCAACTTTCGGTTCTAAATGGGATTATTCATCCAGCCGTTAGAGATAAATTTAAGAGCTGGAAGGATGCTCATTGCCATAGCCCTTATGTGATAAATGAGGCTGCGATTCTTTTTGAAAGTGGCCTTAATTTGCATGTTGATTGTAGCATAAATGTGAGTGCACCTGCTGATATTCGCATCGAAAGAGTTATTTTACGAGATAAAATTGATAAAAAGCAGGTTCTTGATAGAATAGCGAACCAAATGAGTGATGATCAGCGAGAAATGCTGGCAACTTGGACTATTATAAACGACGGGAAGTGCCCTGTAATTCCTCAGATTTTAAAAATTGACGGTCAATTAAGAAATAAAATAGAATAG
- a CDS encoding TerB family tellurite resistance protein: MRFGKWVGGSIGWWVGGPIGAIIGFAVGTFFDNSEVRVGAEGYQPQSAQDGFKVSLVVLVAAVMKADGEVKKSELDFVKDFFVRNFGVDATRDAMLMLRDVLKQDVSIDDVCRQIGQHLDYNTRLQLLHFLYGIGKADGVLDQRELSVIERIAYAMGISGADMSSTKGMYYEDINSAYAVLEVSSTASDDEVKKAYRIAAVKYHPDKVAHLGVDVQKSANERFRQVNEAYDKIKKARGMA, from the coding sequence ATGCGATTTGGAAAGTGGGTTGGCGGAAGCATTGGCTGGTGGGTCGGAGGCCCAATTGGTGCCATTATAGGTTTTGCTGTAGGTACTTTTTTTGATAATAGTGAAGTTCGAGTGGGGGCAGAAGGGTACCAGCCCCAATCTGCCCAGGATGGATTTAAGGTGAGCCTGGTGGTTCTTGTTGCCGCCGTTATGAAGGCCGATGGAGAAGTGAAAAAATCGGAGTTAGATTTTGTAAAAGATTTTTTTGTTCGAAATTTTGGCGTTGATGCAACTCGTGATGCTATGCTGATGCTTCGCGATGTGCTAAAGCAGGATGTTTCTATAGATGATGTGTGCCGCCAAATTGGTCAACATTTGGATTATAATACGCGTCTACAGCTGCTGCACTTTCTTTACGGCATTGGGAAGGCTGATGGAGTTCTTGATCAGCGCGAGCTTAGCGTTATTGAGAGAATTGCTTATGCAATGGGAATTTCAGGAGCGGATATGTCTTCAACTAAAGGGATGTACTATGAGGACATAAACTCGGCATATGCCGTTCTTGAGGTGTCGAGTACAGCATCTGATGATGAGGTGAAGAAAGCTTACCGTATTGCGGCTGTAAAGTATCACCCCGACAAGGTAGCGCATCTTGGAGTCGATGTTCAGAAATCGGCCAATGAAAGATTTAGGCAGGTAAATGAAGCTTATGATAAAATTAAGAAAGCCAGAGGTATGGCATAA
- a CDS encoding DUF5606 domain-containing protein, with translation MDLRKILAVAGYPGLYQFVAQGRNGIIVESLEDKKRSNIPASAKVSALGEIAIYTDSEEIALQDVLLAIKEKMAGGPALDAKKATNDQLKKAMEEVLPSYDRERVYASDMKKLFLWYNILQSNDMLDFEVVEETEESAEE, from the coding sequence ATGGATTTAAGGAAGATTTTGGCAGTTGCCGGATATCCAGGTCTTTACCAATTTGTGGCTCAAGGCCGCAATGGTATTATTGTAGAAAGCCTCGAAGATAAGAAACGATCTAATATTCCTGCTTCGGCAAAGGTTAGTGCCTTAGGGGAAATAGCAATTTATACTGATAGCGAAGAAATTGCTCTTCAAGATGTGCTTCTTGCCATAAAGGAGAAAATGGCAGGAGGACCTGCTCTTGATGCGAAAAAAGCGACAAATGATCAGCTTAAAAAGGCAATGGAGGAGGTTCTTCCTAGCTATGATCGTGAGCGAGTTTATGCTTCTGATATGAAGAAGTTGTTCCTTTGGTATAATATACTTCAAAGTAACGACATGCTTGATTTTGAAGTAGTAGAAGAAACTGAAGAATCTGCTGAAGAATAG
- the lepB gene encoding signal peptidase I, with amino-acid sequence MNKIKEILSNKWFKFGYITLAYLLFLIWLQNFWLIIGVAIIYDMYITKKVNWTFWKPRNYKQSGKKNAVIEWVDAIIFAVIAASIIRIFFIEAYVIPSPSMEKTLLVGDYLFVSKTAYGPRVPNTPISFPFVHHSLPFTNSMKKSFLTWIELPYKRLAGFGEVKRNDVVVFNFPEGDTVVLQHQEASYYQLVRNYGREAIWSNNDIIVRPVDKKENYIKRCVAIPGDVLQVKEGKLFVNSKPAYTPKGQQSTFIVRTNGTEINPAVFENLGINQGDVQIDQNQLSTYSITTTFENIAEIKKLDNIVYIAESISSKDDVSIDIFPSDPRYKWSVDNFGPIWIPKKGTTVTLTSLNLPLYRRIIEIYEKNKLEVNGSTITINGKQTNSYTFKMDYFFMMGDNRHNSADSRYWGFVPEDHIVGKASFIWFSVDGQKGLFGGIRWSRIFNGIK; translated from the coding sequence ATGAACAAAATCAAAGAAATTCTTTCGAATAAATGGTTTAAGTTTGGCTATATAACGCTAGCCTACTTGCTATTTTTAATTTGGCTTCAGAACTTTTGGCTGATCATTGGAGTCGCCATCATCTACGACATGTACATCACCAAAAAGGTGAACTGGACATTCTGGAAGCCTCGCAACTACAAACAAAGCGGCAAAAAAAATGCTGTAATCGAATGGGTTGATGCAATCATTTTTGCGGTGATTGCGGCATCTATCATTCGTATTTTTTTCATTGAGGCCTACGTTATTCCGTCCCCATCAATGGAAAAGACCCTATTAGTTGGTGATTATCTTTTTGTAAGCAAAACAGCTTACGGTCCAAGAGTCCCCAACACGCCGATCTCCTTCCCTTTCGTCCACCACTCACTGCCTTTTACCAACAGCATGAAAAAATCCTTCCTTACGTGGATTGAACTTCCATATAAGCGTTTGGCTGGATTTGGAGAGGTGAAACGAAACGACGTTGTGGTTTTCAACTTTCCCGAAGGCGACACGGTTGTTCTTCAGCATCAAGAAGCAAGCTACTATCAGCTCGTTAGAAACTATGGCAGAGAAGCAATCTGGAGCAATAACGACATTATCGTACGTCCTGTAGACAAAAAGGAAAACTACATAAAGCGTTGCGTCGCAATACCAGGAGATGTTCTTCAAGTAAAAGAAGGTAAGCTTTTCGTAAACAGCAAACCTGCATATACCCCAAAAGGACAACAAAGCACATTCATCGTAAGAACGAATGGGACCGAAATCAACCCTGCTGTATTCGAAAATTTAGGCATCAACCAGGGTGATGTGCAGATAGATCAAAATCAGCTTTCTACCTATTCCATCACCACAACATTTGAAAACATAGCGGAAATAAAGAAGCTGGACAATATCGTTTATATCGCAGAAAGTATTAGCAGCAAGGATGATGTATCCATTGATATCTTCCCTAGCGATCCCAGATACAAGTGGAGCGTTGACAACTTTGGTCCAATTTGGATTCCTAAAAAAGGAACAACCGTTACACTGACATCTCTTAACCTACCGCTATACAGAAGAATCATTGAGATTTACGAGAAAAACAAGCTGGAAGTGAACGGTTCGACCATTACTATTAATGGGAAGCAGACTAACTCTTACACCTTCAAAATGGACTACTTTTTCATGATGGGTGATAATAGGCATAACTCGGCAGACTCTCGCTACTGGGGGTTTGTTCCTGAGGATCATATTGTTGGAAAAGCATCCTTCATTTGGTTCTCTGTCGATGGACAAAAAGGTCTTTTCGGAGGAATTAGATGGAGCCGAATATTTAACGGAATAAAGTAA
- the dapB gene encoding 4-hydroxy-tetrahydrodipicolinate reductase, with amino-acid sequence MKVALIGYGKMGHEIEKILLDRGHQIILIIDKDNQPDIKSEKFKAADVAIEFTTPHSAIENIKASTLAGVPLVCGSTGWLDRLPEMEAFVTQNNGGLFYASNFSLGVNIFFHVNEYLAKIMAKLKDYSVEMEEWHHNQKLDAPSGTAITLAEHILKEYPQKTGWVNESTTDDSKLGIISIRKGDIPGIHTVTYNSPVDTITLTHDAKSRQGFALGAVLAAEYLVGKKGIHTMNDLLTL; translated from the coding sequence ATGAAGGTAGCGCTTATCGGGTATGGCAAAATGGGCCACGAAATAGAAAAAATATTGCTCGACAGAGGGCACCAGATCATACTTATTATTGACAAGGACAACCAGCCGGATATTAAGTCGGAAAAATTTAAAGCCGCCGATGTTGCCATAGAGTTTACCACCCCTCATTCTGCCATAGAAAACATCAAAGCGAGCACATTGGCTGGAGTCCCTCTTGTTTGTGGCTCTACAGGTTGGCTAGACAGGCTCCCAGAGATGGAAGCATTCGTAACACAAAATAACGGAGGTTTATTCTACGCTTCAAACTTTAGCCTTGGAGTAAACATATTCTTCCACGTAAACGAGTATCTAGCCAAAATCATGGCCAAATTGAAGGATTACTCCGTTGAAATGGAAGAGTGGCACCACAACCAGAAATTGGACGCTCCTAGTGGCACTGCCATCACCCTTGCTGAGCATATTTTAAAAGAATACCCACAAAAAACTGGATGGGTTAACGAATCTACAACTGATGATAGTAAGTTGGGAATTATCTCTATACGAAAAGGAGACATTCCAGGCATTCATACCGTGACATACAACTCTCCTGTAGATACCATAACCCTTACTCACGACGCAAAAAGCAGGCAAGGCTTTGCCCTAGGTGCTGTACTTGCGGCAGAATACCTAGTGGGCAAAAAAGGAATACACACAATGAACGATTTACTTACACTGTAA
- the rplT gene encoding 50S ribosomal protein L20: MPRSVNSVASRARRKKILKRTKGQFGARKNVWTVAKNSWEKGQTYAYRDRKNKKRSFRALWIVRINAAARAHGFSYSEFMGKIKKSGVALNRKVLADLALNHPTAFDAIVATLK; the protein is encoded by the coding sequence ATGCCAAGATCAGTCAATTCCGTAGCTTCAAGAGCTAGAAGAAAGAAAATCTTAAAGCGTACCAAAGGTCAATTTGGTGCAAGAAAAAATGTTTGGACAGTTGCCAAGAACTCGTGGGAAAAGGGTCAAACCTATGCATACCGCGATAGAAAGAACAAAAAACGCAGCTTCCGCGCACTTTGGATCGTGAGAATTAATGCAGCAGCTCGTGCGCACGGATTCAGCTACTCTGAATTCATGGGTAAGATTAAGAAAAGTGGTGTTGCTCTAAACCGTAAGGTTTTAGCCGACCTAGCTCTAAATCACCCAACTGCATTCGATGCTATCGTTGCAACTTTGAAATAG
- the rpmI gene encoding 50S ribosomal protein L35 → MPKMKTNAGAKKRFQITGTGKIKRKHAFKRHILTKKDTKRKRNLTHISLVHPADMNNIKLLLVL, encoded by the coding sequence ATGCCAAAAATGAAAACCAACGCTGGTGCCAAGAAGCGATTCCAAATCACTGGCACTGGCAAGATCAAAAGAAAGCATGCTTTCAAGCGTCACATTCTTACAAAGAAGGACACTAAGCGCAAACGCAACCTTACTCACATTAGCTTGGTTCACCCTGCTGATATGAACAACATCAAGCTTCTGCTTGTACTATAA
- the infC gene encoding translation initiation factor IF-3, which produces MNEAITARQVRLVGDNIETPGVFSIADARRMADEQELDLVEITPNADPPVCRIIDYQKFLYQQKKKQKEIKAKAAKVVVKEIRFGPNTDDHDFNFKLKHAENFLKEGSKVKAYVFFKGRSILFKEQGEILLLRFAQELEDLGKVEQLPKLEGKRMIMFMAPKAAKKK; this is translated from the coding sequence ATCAACGAAGCAATAACTGCAAGGCAGGTTCGCCTCGTTGGCGATAATATTGAGACCCCCGGTGTCTTCTCAATTGCCGATGCACGCAGAATGGCAGATGAGCAGGAGTTGGATTTGGTTGAGATTACACCTAATGCAGATCCACCGGTATGTCGTATTATCGACTACCAAAAGTTTTTGTATCAACAAAAAAAGAAGCAAAAAGAGATAAAGGCGAAAGCGGCAAAAGTGGTAGTTAAGGAGATTCGATTCGGTCCTAACACCGACGATCATGACTTTAACTTCAAACTAAAGCATGCCGAAAACTTCCTTAAAGAAGGGTCTAAAGTTAAAGCCTACGTATTCTTTAAAGGACGCTCCATCCTGTTTAAGGAACAAGGGGAAATCCTGCTTCTTCGTTTTGCGCAAGAGCTCGAAGACCTAGGAAAGGTAGAACAGCTACCTAAACTTGAGGGTAAACGTATGATTATGTTTATGGCTCCCAAAGCGGCAAAGAAAAAATAA
- the thrS gene encoding threonine--tRNA ligase — MIKITFPDNSVKEYPEGSSSLDIAKSISPRLAQDVLAATVNGQVWDLTRPITTDATLKLHKWDDTEGKNAFWHSSAHLMAEALEAIYPGVKLGIGPSIENGFYYDIDLNGQPLVEADLVKIENKMLELARTKSPYVRKEVSKEEALNTYTEKGDPYKVELIRDLQDGTITFYTQGNFTDLCRGPHLPDTGSIKAIKLTSIAGAYWRGNEKNKMLTRIYGISFPQKKQLDEYLVLLEEAKKRDHRKLGKELELFTFSQRVGQGLPLWLPKGADLRARLENFLKVLQKKHGYQQVITPHIGQKELYVTSGHYAKYGKDSFQPIHTPDETEEFLLKPMNCPHHCEIYKARPRSYKDLPLRLAEFGTVYRYEQSGELHGLTRVRGFTQDDAHLFCRPDQLKDEFMKVIDIVLYIFKTLDFKDYTAQISLRDKVNREKYIGTDENWEKAEQAIIEAASEKGLNTVVEYGEAAFYGPKLDFMVKDAIGRKWQLGTIQVDYNLPERFDLEYIGSDDKRHRPIMIHRAPFGSMERFVAVLLEHTGGKFPLWLTPEQAVILPISEKYNEYAENVLNLLNNSDIRAVLDDRNEKIGKKIRDNELKRIPYLLIVGEKEAETGTVAVRKQGEGDKGVMTIEEFTSLITSEVESQIAN; from the coding sequence ATGATTAAAATTACCTTTCCAGACAATAGCGTAAAGGAATATCCCGAAGGAAGCTCCAGCTTGGATATTGCTAAGTCTATTAGCCCTCGACTGGCTCAAGATGTACTAGCGGCAACCGTTAATGGTCAAGTTTGGGACTTGACGCGCCCAATAACGACGGACGCAACCTTGAAGCTCCACAAGTGGGATGATACGGAAGGGAAAAATGCCTTTTGGCACTCCTCGGCCCACCTTATGGCAGAGGCGCTAGAAGCAATATATCCAGGCGTTAAACTAGGAATTGGACCAAGCATCGAGAATGGCTTTTACTACGATATCGATCTAAATGGACAGCCTCTTGTAGAAGCTGATCTTGTTAAAATAGAGAACAAGATGCTCGAGTTGGCAAGAACCAAATCACCCTATGTTCGCAAAGAAGTATCTAAAGAGGAAGCCTTAAATACATATACAGAGAAGGGAGATCCTTACAAAGTAGAGCTAATTAGAGACCTACAGGACGGAACCATCACCTTCTACACCCAAGGAAACTTCACCGACCTTTGTCGTGGACCACACCTTCCAGACACAGGTTCGATCAAGGCAATTAAGCTTACCAGCATTGCGGGTGCTTACTGGCGTGGAAACGAAAAGAACAAGATGCTTACCCGTATATACGGCATCTCCTTCCCTCAAAAGAAGCAGCTTGATGAATATCTTGTGCTACTCGAAGAGGCAAAAAAACGCGATCACCGGAAGCTGGGTAAGGAGTTGGAACTATTTACCTTCTCTCAACGAGTTGGACAAGGCCTACCTCTATGGTTACCCAAAGGAGCCGATCTTCGTGCTCGCCTAGAGAATTTCCTTAAGGTACTACAAAAAAAGCATGGTTACCAGCAGGTAATTACCCCACATATAGGTCAAAAAGAGCTTTACGTAACATCTGGCCACTATGCAAAATATGGTAAGGACTCGTTCCAACCAATCCATACACCAGATGAAACAGAAGAATTTCTTCTTAAGCCGATGAACTGTCCTCACCACTGCGAAATCTACAAGGCGCGTCCTCGTTCGTACAAGGATCTACCTCTTCGCTTGGCCGAGTTCGGAACCGTTTACCGCTACGAACAAAGTGGCGAACTACACGGTTTGACTAGAGTACGTGGCTTTACCCAAGATGATGCCCACCTTTTCTGTCGTCCCGATCAGCTAAAGGATGAGTTTATGAAGGTTATTGACATCGTTCTATACATCTTCAAAACGCTTGATTTCAAAGATTACACCGCGCAAATATCTTTACGCGACAAGGTTAATCGTGAAAAGTATATTGGCACCGACGAAAATTGGGAGAAAGCAGAGCAGGCAATCATTGAAGCGGCATCCGAAAAAGGCTTAAACACTGTAGTGGAATACGGAGAAGCTGCATTCTACGGTCCAAAGTTAGACTTCATGGTAAAAGATGCTATTGGACGTAAATGGCAGTTGGGAACCATCCAGGTTGACTACAACCTACCAGAACGCTTTGACCTAGAATACATCGGAAGCGACGATAAACGTCACCGCCCAATTATGATTCACCGCGCTCCATTTGGATCAATGGAACGTTTTGTGGCCGTTTTACTTGAGCATACAGGAGGTAAATTCCCTCTCTGGCTAACACCCGAGCAGGCCGTAATTCTACCAATTAGCGAAAAGTATAACGAATACGCGGAAAATGTTTTAAATTTGCTAAATAATTCCGATATTCGCGCCGTTTTAGATGACCGTAACGAGAAGATTGGCAAGAAGATTCGCGACAACGAATTGAAGCGTATCCCTTACCTACTTATCGTTGGCGAAAAGGAAGCGGAAACCGGTACCGTAGCCGTACGTAAGCAAGGCGAAGGCGACAAGGGTGTAATGACGATAGAAGAATTCACGTCGCTTATTACATCAGAGGTTGAAAGCCAGATTGCCAATTAA